One Bombus affinis isolate iyBomAffi1 chromosome 10, iyBomAffi1.2, whole genome shotgun sequence genomic window, CCAGGTTTATTACTTAGAATAATCTAATGATATTCGCTTTGAAGTCTACTTAATAGACGTAAGTgccaaaaaggaaaagaaagaaaaagaaaaaaacaaataaCATAGGGTCCATAACAGCTTGCTGGCTATAAAATTATTGATGACtatcattaaaaattaaataatagatgAAATACGGTTCAAAAAGCGTAGGAAAAATCGTTCAGTATCCGTATTTTTTATGGAATTGTGATTTACATTTTGAGTCCCTGTAAAACTGTAGAAATCATATAATCTCGTATAAATCGAAAGGTTTGACTCCTGCAATGATAAAGACATAaacaatctatatatatatatatatataagatttttttactttattatatttttttttaatatatataaccaAAGATTATACGTTGATTGTTTCCGTAAATTATCTTACATAATCACAACGCACATGCTTTCTACAGGATATCGTCGCAATTAATGCGAACTTTACGGTAGAGATTATTTACGATTCGTGCCTTTTTGATAGTCGATAAACTTAAACATTTATAATTGACCATAAAGTTAGCATTTTGGAAGGTTAAGTAGTTCCGAGAAAAACGATATGATAGCGTTTCATTTTACAGTTCTGTCGAATTATGTAAAAAATTTTACGATAGTgttaaaaaagatatttaaatacATACCCGGTTGCACAAATATTCTATTGATTCAAATAATGatagtttcaaattttttaaatatttcttaatgatcattttaaataatgatattttgtatttgaaaaatgtattttaaaggAATGGTCAAATTTAATTAGTGCAGTCGGGATTATTCTTACGCTTTTATTACACAAACAACGATTTCGAGTTCGCTCGAGTTAAATTTAATCCAAGAGTCCTATAAATAACTTCAACAAATGAATTAAAAAGGAAATATGCATAATTTTTACCAGCATATCTTCTTCCGTCACGATACTATGTAtgaatttcaatatttcataCTTGTTAATGACTAATCGAATCGTCcagaatttatttaaaaatacaaatatttttgccAGCTTTCTTGCATGTGCTATTGTAGAATAAGTATCCACATTTAATAATTAaccgttaataaaacgaaaatgAATTAACACCAATTATAGATCCGATATTTCagctaatataatttataaaaaaaataatgtgATTATACTTCTTCTCGATTTCCTTTAAGACTATTCTAGGAAAAGAATTTATAGTGGAACTGTATTGGTTACGAACTTATAAAAATTTAGTTCCCTCTTTTGAAATTGCCTGACATGTTGTTTGTAACCCAGGGTCAATTTAAAAAGTACTTATGCTTCCAGATTAAGGTATGTAATACAACTCTGtgatataaaaaaataagtaaTAGTAAATTTATTTGATTGTAAGTCAGGAGGAATTATTGCCTTCCTTGATTATAATATGTGTACTTTTACATAAGTAATCTATCACGCTAATGcttaaaatcaaataaattgaaaaaatctTACAAGTTTAAATTATTTCGTATTCACATTTTGCTATCACGCATTTCTATAAATTCAGTCATACATATAAAAACCTCgacatttttattcatttatactGTTTTTTACGTTATTTAAATCTAGTCAGTATGTATCATCTATAATACTAGATCCTTTCTTCTTAGTCTTTTATTTAGATTATCGATTGCAACTTGATGCTCAAACGTTTCGATTCAATTAACAAAATACTTTCACTTCCTTTTTCAATATCAAAATATACATTGACAAATCTTTAATTGTAGAAACGTTATCTTTTTAAAGCAATTTTAAGATACATCCTGTGAGCGAAATTCACAATAGGCCACAAAcgttacttttacttttttgtacaatttttataaCAAATGCAATCCTAAACATTTAATATCGGAAATTTGGATTATCAGTTTGCCAACCCTTTGCATTTGGTCCAAATTGATAAACTAATCTTCGACCGAGTACAGGTTGAAAAATTTTGCTTTTATAATAGTACctgaaagaatattttttatataaaaatattgcaaaatCACCAAACAGAATTTAAACAAAAAGTGAATGAAAAATTACCTCATTGCTCGACTCAGTTTTTCGTACGTCATTTTTGTGTTTCCTTTTCTTGAACCCCATCGTTTCGCGACCTCGTCGCTTTTAACGAACCGAAATTTCGCTTGAGAATAATCTTCCCAACAGATTAAACTTGGACACGTTTCTCGATTACGTAAGAGGTCCCTGATGAACTCCCAAAGCTTTCCCTGGCTAGtagctatataacattatattggtaTCATTGCATCACTGAATTAAGAAATACATACTTTAATTCAAAGTAAAAATGCTTACaatttttttttggttttaatACTCTTGGTCTCCCTGGTGGCCGTTTGGTAGTTTGGTAATCAATACTATTATTATCTGATTCTGCGTCTACAAAAATAAAGACAATATTTACgtactttattataaaaaaagataATCATTTCGTATAAAAAAATTCGAAGGATTTATATTACCTGATGTACTGTTGGAATTAATTCGCGCATATTCGTCTTCGGAATGAGGATGGATGGTATTAAATGGTGGA contains:
- the LOC126920867 gene encoding ETS-related transcription factor Elf-5-like isoform X2 translates to MDSLVTLKTNALTTRSYEPPRKKCYFGDENNEIDGTGWSDKPIRNWCQEETINWLMSAASYIGQPYSLIQHSLAVPGNELVTFTRDDFINHDPMYGDRLYDLLHSQHISNILPPFNTIHPHSEDEYARINSNSTSDAESDNNSIDYQTTKRPPGRPRVLKPKKNSTSQGKLWEFIRDLLRNRETCPSLICWEDYSQAKFRFVKSDEVAKRWGSRKGNTKMTYEKLSRAMRYYYKSKIFQPVLGRRLVYQFGPNAKGWQTDNPNFRY
- the LOC126920867 gene encoding ETS-related transcription factor Elf-5-like isoform X1; this encodes MNLIMDPFSSYDRTDLVEVCPSFPNLNDDDDHFVLDMDSLVTLKTNALTTRSYEPPRKKCYFGDENNEIDGTGWSDKPIRNWCQEETINWLMSAASYIGQPYSLIQHSLAVPGNELVTFTRDDFINHDPMYGDRLYDLLHSQHISNILPPFNTIHPHSEDEYARINSNSTSDAESDNNSIDYQTTKRPPGRPRVLKPKKNSTSQGKLWEFIRDLLRNRETCPSLICWEDYSQAKFRFVKSDEVAKRWGSRKGNTKMTYEKLSRAMRYYYKSKIFQPVLGRRLVYQFGPNAKGWQTDNPNFRY